Proteins from one Salvelinus alpinus chromosome 34, SLU_Salpinus.1, whole genome shotgun sequence genomic window:
- the hs1bp3 gene encoding HCLS1-binding protein 3 isoform X1: MPDGLITSRPLQNEVTGIDLQVPLYQEIRGTMMTGHVEYQIIVVTRLAAFKSGKHKPEDVVQLVVSKKYSEIDEFYYRLMGQYPKITLPAMPRKALFVGEADIRERRMAFDELVKFISKNSTLATCPEVLELLVHISVGAKSTMADLKTRNVADWQDQDKEEGFNFFESEETPAAAAKVTKHVPPVKPREEEQEHDDDDEYLGPLGNLKCTRQKKKKPPQAKVATQPKFSLFDEAEDIDDDLFQPAAKDSNVKLFKEPDLMWKVKLGDPLLLPTAYKDVASADSGLDEDTDELFRIEDNFDKLLQVKKSIKARPVPAPKPKLAPKPKLPVKSSSLVSGGGGPVVGVLPVADEVKDQIDILKYIQQNESTSIDDLDLF; this comes from the exons ATGCCAGACGGACTTATTACAAGCAG GCCGTTGCAGAATGAGGTGACAGGCATAGATCTGCAGGTGCCTCTTTACCAGGAGATCCGTGGTACCATGATGACAGGTCATGTGGAGTACCAGATAATTGTGGTGACTCGGCTGGCTGCCTTCAAATCCGGCAAGCACAAACCTGAAGATGTTGTACAGCTGGTG GTTTCAAAGAAATACAGTGAAATTGATGAGTTTTACTACAGACTCATGGGTCAGTATCCGAAGATCACCTTACCAGCCATGCCTCGCAAGGCCCTGTTTGTAGGCGAGGCAGACATCCGGGAGCGTAGGATGGCCTTTGACGAACTGGTCAAGTTTATCTCCAAGAATTCTACACTTGCTACTTGCCCAGAGGTGTTGGAGCTCTTAG TTCATATTTCTGTAGGAGCGAAGTCCACAATGGCAGATTTGAAAACCAGGAACGTTGCAGATTGGCAGGACCAGGATAAAGAAGAAGGCTTTAATTTCTTTGAAAGTGAGGAGACCCCTGCTGCTGCTGCGAAAGTAACCAAACATGTTCCACCAGTGAAACCTAGGGAAGAGGAGCAGGAacatgacgatgatgatgagtaCCTTGGACCTCTAGGCAATTTAAA GTGCACGAGGCAGAAGAAGAAAAAGCCTCCACAGGCTAAAGTGGCTACCCAACCTAAGTTCTCTCTGTTTGATGAGGCTGAGGATATAGATGACGACTTGTTTCAACCTGCAGCCAAAGACA GCAACGTTAAGCTGTTTAAGGAGCCAGACTTGATGTGGAAAGTGAAGTTGGGGGACCCTTTACTTCTTCCAACAGCATACAAGGATGTGGCATCTGCAGATTCAGGACTGGATGAGGATACAGATGAACTTTTCAG GATAGAAGACAACTTTGACAAGCTCCTCCAGGTGAAGAAAAGTATCAAGGCAAGGCCAGTTCCTGCCCCCAAACCCAAACTGGCCCCAAAGCCAAAACTGCCTGTGAAGTCCTCCTCTCTAGTCTCAGGTGGTGGGGGCCCAGTTGTGGGTGTCCTTCCAGTTGCAGATGAGGTGAAGGATCAAATCGACATTCTCAAGTATATCCAACAAAATGAGTCTACATCTATTGATGATCTGGATCTATTTTAA
- the LOC139563777 gene encoding b(0,+)-type amino acid transporter 1-like, whose translation MTGEDKFPAVEVLDGKSQKLSLKREVGLVGAVSLVAGTMIGSGIFMSPQFVLVNIGSPGGSLVVWAACGLLAVLGSLCYAELGTVIRESGGEYIYILRTSGPVLAFILIFSSVIFVRPASVAGISLSFAEYALAPFYQDCPCPQLVVKCVAAAGIVVTAIVNCLNVRFSMSMQVFFMVAKVLALSVIIIGGVVLLVRGETESFEDSFNGTNLGINPIGIAFYQGLWSYDGWNNLNYVTEELKRPEVNLPRAVMIAIPMVTMLYLLVNVSYLAAMTPRELMLSSAVAVTWGNKVLGRWGWVMSIAAALSAFGSLNGTFFSGGRVCFVAAREGHMPDILAMAHVNRLTPSPALIFTTAISLLVLIPGDFQSIVNFFSFTAWFFYTITLSGLLYLKIKKPELPRTYSVPIVIPILVIMAAIFLVMAPIIDNPAIEYLYVTIFIFSGVLVYVPFIHYKLCPGLLEKVTVFLQLFLEVAPADKNV comes from the exons ATGACTGGTGAGGACAAATTTCCAGCAGTTGAAGTTCTGGATGGCAAATCACAGAAGCTCAGCCTGAAACGGGAAGTGGGACTGGTTGGCGCTGTGTCACTTGTGGCTGGCACTATGATTGGATCTGGGATTTTTATGTCCCCTCAATTCGTTCTGGTCAACATAGGAAGCCCAGGAGGAAGCCTGGTGGTCTGGGCTGCTTGTGGCCTGCTGGCTGTGCTTGGCTCTCTCTGCTATGCTGAACTGGGGACAGTCATCCGAGAGTCGGGGGGAGAGTACATCTATATCCTACGGACGTCAGGCCCAGTATTGGCCTTCATTTTAATTTTCAGCTCAGTCATATTTGTGAGACCTGCCAGTGTGGCAGGGATCTCACTGAGCTTTGCTGAATATGCATTGGCACCTTTCTACCAGGACTGTCCATGCCCACAGCTGGTGGTGAAGTGTGTGGCTGCAGCAGGGATTGTGGTGACAGCCATTGTTAACTGTCTGAATGTACGATTCTCCATGTCAATGCAAGTGTTCTTCATGGTGGCCAAGGTGCTGGCTCTTTCAGTAATAATTATTGGAGGAGTGGTGTTGCTCGTCAGAGGGGAAACAGAAAGTTTTGAGGATTCTTTTAATGGGACCAACTTGGGCATCAATCCGATAGGTATTGCTTTCTACCAGGGACTGTGGTCCTACGATGGATGGAATAACTTGAATTATGTGACAGAAGAGCTGAAACGTCCTGAG GTAAATCTGCCCAGGGCAGTTATGATTGCCATCCCCATGGTAACCATGCTCTATCTACTGGTCAATGTGAGCTACTTGGCTGCCATGACGCCCAGAGAACTGATGTTGTCGAGTGCAGTGGCTGTCACCTGGGG GAATAAGGTGCTCGGGAGATGGGGATGGGTGATGTCCATTGCAGCTGCTTTGTCTGCTTTTGGCTCCCTGAATGGAACATTCTTTAGTGGTGGCCGGGTGTGCTTTGTGGCTGCAAGAGAGGGACACATG CCTGATATTCTTGCCATGGCCCATGTGAATCGACTGACCCCCTCTCCAGCCCTGATCTTCACCACGGCTATCTCACTTCTGGTTCTCATCCCTGGGGACTTCCAGAGCATTGTCAACTTCTTCAG TTTTACAGCCTGGTTCTTCTATACAATCACTctgtctgggcttctctacctCAAGATCAAGAAACCTGAACTTCCCAGGACATATAGC GTTCCCATTGTAATCCCCATCTTGGTCATCATGGCAGCGATTTTCCTTGTGATGGCACCTATCATTGACAACCCCGCAATAGAGTACCTCTACGTCACCATATTCATATTCAGTGGTGTATTGGTTTATGTGCCATTCATTCACTACAAACTCTGCCCTGGACTGTTGGAGAAAGTCACTGTGTTCCTGCAGCTCTTCCTAGAGGTGGCACCAGCAGACAAAAATGTATGA
- the hs1bp3 gene encoding HCLS1-binding protein 3 isoform X2: MPDGLITSRPLQNEVTGIDLQVPLYQEIRGTMMTGHVEYQIIVVTRLAAFKSGKHKPEDVVQLVVSKKYSEIDEFYYRLMGQYPKITLPAMPRKALFVGEADIRERRMAFDELVKFISKNSTLATCPEVLELLGAKSTMADLKTRNVADWQDQDKEEGFNFFESEETPAAAAKVTKHVPPVKPREEEQEHDDDDEYLGPLGNLKCTRQKKKKPPQAKVATQPKFSLFDEAEDIDDDLFQPAAKDSNVKLFKEPDLMWKVKLGDPLLLPTAYKDVASADSGLDEDTDELFRIEDNFDKLLQVKKSIKARPVPAPKPKLAPKPKLPVKSSSLVSGGGGPVVGVLPVADEVKDQIDILKYIQQNESTSIDDLDLF; this comes from the exons ATGCCAGACGGACTTATTACAAGCAG GCCGTTGCAGAATGAGGTGACAGGCATAGATCTGCAGGTGCCTCTTTACCAGGAGATCCGTGGTACCATGATGACAGGTCATGTGGAGTACCAGATAATTGTGGTGACTCGGCTGGCTGCCTTCAAATCCGGCAAGCACAAACCTGAAGATGTTGTACAGCTGGTG GTTTCAAAGAAATACAGTGAAATTGATGAGTTTTACTACAGACTCATGGGTCAGTATCCGAAGATCACCTTACCAGCCATGCCTCGCAAGGCCCTGTTTGTAGGCGAGGCAGACATCCGGGAGCGTAGGATGGCCTTTGACGAACTGGTCAAGTTTATCTCCAAGAATTCTACACTTGCTACTTGCCCAGAGGTGTTGGAGCTCTTAG GAGCGAAGTCCACAATGGCAGATTTGAAAACCAGGAACGTTGCAGATTGGCAGGACCAGGATAAAGAAGAAGGCTTTAATTTCTTTGAAAGTGAGGAGACCCCTGCTGCTGCTGCGAAAGTAACCAAACATGTTCCACCAGTGAAACCTAGGGAAGAGGAGCAGGAacatgacgatgatgatgagtaCCTTGGACCTCTAGGCAATTTAAA GTGCACGAGGCAGAAGAAGAAAAAGCCTCCACAGGCTAAAGTGGCTACCCAACCTAAGTTCTCTCTGTTTGATGAGGCTGAGGATATAGATGACGACTTGTTTCAACCTGCAGCCAAAGACA GCAACGTTAAGCTGTTTAAGGAGCCAGACTTGATGTGGAAAGTGAAGTTGGGGGACCCTTTACTTCTTCCAACAGCATACAAGGATGTGGCATCTGCAGATTCAGGACTGGATGAGGATACAGATGAACTTTTCAG GATAGAAGACAACTTTGACAAGCTCCTCCAGGTGAAGAAAAGTATCAAGGCAAGGCCAGTTCCTGCCCCCAAACCCAAACTGGCCCCAAAGCCAAAACTGCCTGTGAAGTCCTCCTCTCTAGTCTCAGGTGGTGGGGGCCCAGTTGTGGGTGTCCTTCCAGTTGCAGATGAGGTGAAGGATCAAATCGACATTCTCAAGTATATCCAACAAAATGAGTCTACATCTATTGATGATCTGGATCTATTTTAA